A part of Aegilops tauschii subsp. strangulata cultivar AL8/78 chromosome 2, Aet v6.0, whole genome shotgun sequence genomic DNA contains:
- the LOC141041380 gene encoding uncharacterized protein — MTSRILKRVCGLYPQYIGVDVEYTREDEPPQRAAVLQLCVEELCLVYHITAATKWPKSLRPFLKENRFYTFAGFSIEGDKEILRSSGSVIHPFYKQMKDKIDRVEDHKLWGISPLPNYLIEYAAIDAYATYESLKRIENIREGLESAKEAEKNYDDHYYVY; from the exons ATGACTAGCAGGATCCTGAAGAGGGTCTGCGGCTTGTATCCTCAGTACATTGGTGTTGATGTCGAGTATACCAGGGAAGACGAACCTCCGCAGAGGGCAGCGGTTCTGCAGTTATGCGTGGAGGAACTTTGTCTGGTTTACCACATCACCGCGGCAACAAAATG GCCCAAGAGCCTGCGCCCGTTCCTGAAGGAGAACAGGTTCTACACCTTTGCGGGCTTCAGTATTGAAGGTGACAAAGAGATACTGCGAAGTTCTG GGAGCGTGATCCACCCATTCTACAAACAGATGAAGGATAAGATTGACAGGGTTGAAGACCATAAACTGTGGGGGATCAGCCCACTGCCAAATTACCTCATCGAGTATGCAGCGATAGATGCGTACGCCACCTACGAGTCATTGAAGAGAATTGAAAACATCAGAGAAGGACTGGAGAGTGCAAAAGAGGCAGAGAAGAATTATGACGATCATTACTACGTCTACTAG